The proteins below come from a single Acidobacteriota bacterium genomic window:
- a CDS encoding SAM-dependent methyltransferase, producing MSTSDLTTQSQERRGGDSRGSLVVVGTGIRSVAQTTIESRAAMEQADRLLYLVADPITKAWIRKLNPRHESLEDCYSEDLRRIDSYRQMIARTLAYVRAGEHVCMALYGHPGVFVYPSHKAIAEAREEGFEAEMLAGISAEDCLFADLGIDPADFGCQSFEATDFLVRRRVFDTTSHLVLWQIGVIGEIGYRPKQRFHEQGLRVLIEHLGEFYPADHPVTVYAAAQYAVCEPSIETCPLNRLMEADISAISTLYVPPAAPGTTDEEMMRRLGLVK from the coding sequence GTGTCGACATCTGACCTCACCACCCAGAGCCAGGAACGCCGTGGAGGGGATTCCCGCGGCTCCCTGGTCGTAGTGGGCACGGGCATCCGCTCCGTGGCCCAGACCACCATCGAATCCCGGGCGGCCATGGAGCAGGCGGATCGCCTGCTCTACCTGGTCGCCGATCCCATCACCAAGGCTTGGATCCGCAAGCTCAACCCCCGCCACGAGTCCCTCGAAGACTGCTACTCGGAAGACTTGCGGCGCATCGACTCCTACCGTCAGATGATCGCCCGCACCCTCGCCTACGTCCGGGCCGGTGAGCACGTCTGCATGGCCCTCTATGGCCATCCCGGGGTCTTCGTCTACCCCTCCCACAAAGCCATCGCCGAAGCCCGGGAAGAAGGCTTCGAGGCCGAGATGCTGGCGGGGATCTCCGCCGAGGACTGCCTGTTCGCGGATCTCGGCATCGACCCCGCCGACTTCGGCTGTCAAAGCTTTGAAGCCACCGACTTCCTGGTCCGCCGCCGGGTCTTCGACACCACCAGCCACCTGGTGCTGTGGCAGATCGGGGTCATCGGAGAGATCGGCTACCGCCCCAAACAACGCTTCCATGAGCAGGGACTCCGAGTGCTCATCGAGCACCTGGGGGAGTTCTACCCGGCGGACCACCCGGTCACCGTCTACGCCGCGGCCCAATACGCGGTATGCGAGCCGTCCATCGAGACCTGCCCGTTGAATCGCCTCATGGAGGCGGACATCTCCGCCATCTCCACCCTCTACGTCCCCCCCGCCGCCCCCGGCACCACCGACGAAGAGATGATGCGCCGGCTGGGGCTGGTGAAATAG
- a CDS encoding phosphate ABC transporter ATP-binding protein: MTQDPQERPWTQHPWDRREECCPTREPCLVVQDLAVSYGSKAALRGVSLPVHRGCITAVIGPSGCGKSTFLSSLNRLTDLIPDCRVQGRVMLEGEDVLDPHVDLLRLRRRVGMIFQKPNPFPLSVLKNLTFPLRQHGIKGGGERRRRAEEGLRQVGLWEEVKDRLEAPAGNLSGGQQQRLCLARALLLEPEVILLDEPCSALDPLASAVVEDLIERLRGRYTTIIVTHNLAQARRIADDVAMFWVDGGSGTLVEHGPVQGIFEAPRHEITAAYVAGARG; this comes from the coding sequence ATGACCCAAGACCCCCAAGAGCGCCCCTGGACCCAGCACCCCTGGGATCGGCGGGAGGAATGCTGCCCGACCCGCGAACCCTGTCTGGTGGTGCAGGATCTGGCGGTGAGCTATGGCTCCAAGGCCGCGCTACGGGGCGTCTCGCTGCCGGTGCACCGGGGCTGCATCACCGCCGTCATCGGGCCTTCCGGCTGCGGCAAGAGCACCTTCCTGTCGAGCCTCAACCGGCTCACCGATTTGATCCCGGACTGCCGGGTCCAGGGCCGGGTGATGTTGGAAGGGGAGGACGTCCTCGATCCCCACGTCGATTTGTTGCGCCTGCGGCGGCGGGTGGGGATGATCTTCCAGAAGCCCAATCCCTTTCCCCTCTCGGTGCTCAAAAACCTCACCTTCCCGCTGCGGCAACACGGGATCAAGGGCGGCGGGGAGCGCCGGCGGCGAGCCGAAGAGGGGCTGCGGCAGGTGGGGCTGTGGGAGGAAGTGAAGGATCGCCTGGAGGCTCCGGCGGGCAATCTTTCCGGCGGTCAGCAGCAACGGCTGTGTTTGGCCCGGGCGCTGCTGCTGGAGCCGGAGGTGATCCTCCTGGACGAGCCTTGCAGCGCCCTCGATCCCCTCGCCAGTGCCGTGGTGGAGGATCTCATCGAGCGCCTGCGGGGACGCTATACGACGATCATCGTCACTCACAATCTGGCGCAGGCCCGGCGCATCGCCGACGACGTGGCCATGTTCTGGGTCGACGGCGGCAGCGGCACCCTGGTGGAGCACGGCCCGGTGCAGGGCATCTTCGAAGCCCCGCGGCACGAGATCACCGCCGCCTACGTCGCCGGTGCTCGGGGATGA
- the pstA gene encoding phosphate ABC transporter permease PstA — MAAWGVALVITAVFLWLLADLVRHGLPQLSLSLLLEAPRDAGRAGGLAPILVSTLMILAVCLAVSTPIGLGTALLLAELTRGDGLFGTLVRRSLDVLAGVPSIVFGLFGNAFFSLYLGLGFSILSGGLTLACMVLPILIRATEAGFRSVPDEYRRAAAALGLSRSATIWRILLPAATPGLVVGLVLGIGRALAETAALLFTSGYVDRMPGSWLDSGRSLSVHIYDLAMNVPGGEDRAFAAALVLIALLLGVSGLTSWIAERWLHRRITRT, encoded by the coding sequence GTGGCGGCCTGGGGCGTCGCCTTGGTGATCACCGCGGTCTTCCTGTGGCTGCTGGCGGATCTGGTGCGCCACGGCTTGCCCCAGCTTTCTCTCTCGCTGCTGCTGGAAGCACCGCGGGACGCCGGCCGCGCCGGAGGCCTGGCCCCGATCCTGGTGTCGACCCTGATGATCCTCGCCGTCTGTCTGGCGGTGAGCACCCCCATCGGCCTCGGCACCGCCCTCTTGCTGGCGGAGCTGACCCGCGGAGACGGGCTTTTCGGCACCCTGGTGCGGCGCTCCCTGGACGTGCTGGCGGGGGTTCCCTCCATCGTCTTCGGCCTCTTTGGCAACGCCTTCTTCAGCCTCTATCTGGGGTTGGGCTTTTCGATTCTCTCCGGCGGTTTGACCCTGGCGTGCATGGTCCTGCCGATTCTCATCCGCGCCACCGAGGCCGGCTTTCGCTCGGTGCCCGACGAGTACCGCCGCGCCGCTGCCGCCCTGGGCCTGTCTCGCAGTGCCACCATCTGGCGCATCCTCCTGCCCGCTGCGACGCCGGGGCTGGTGGTGGGGCTGGTGCTGGGCATCGGCCGGGCACTGGCGGAGACGGCAGCGCTGCTCTTCACCAGCGGCTACGTCGACCGCATGCCCGGCTCCTGGCTCGATTCCGGCAGGTCACTGTCGGTGCACATCTATGATCTGGCGATGAACGTTCCCGGCGGCGAGGATCGGGCCTTCGCCGCCGCCCTGGTGCTCATCGCTCTACTCCTGGGGGTGAGTGGTCTTACCTCGTGGATCGCCGAGCGCTGGTTGCACCGGCGGATCACCCGAACCTGA
- the pstC gene encoding phosphate ABC transporter permease subunit PstC, translated as MAATPADRALRWGTGTLAALAAGVMGLILIFLARDAWPALSSVGLERFFGDPSWHPTGGAQAGSFNLTPMLAGTLAASFGALVLATPAGILAALFCRYYAPPSIGGIFRRLLELLAGIPSVVYGFWGLVTLAPLIRRWEPPGQSLLTGVLILALMILPTVALLSEASLRAVPASYLRGAAALGLGPWATLSGVVLPAARNGIAVAVLLATGRAVGETMALLMVTGNVVQVPASVFDPVRTLTANIALELGYALDHHRSALFVSALVLMAMIVALVAAAEWLARGRRRG; from the coding sequence TTGGCAGCGACGCCGGCTGATCGCGCTCTGCGCTGGGGCACCGGCACGCTGGCGGCCCTGGCCGCCGGTGTGATGGGGTTGATCCTGATCTTCCTGGCTCGGGACGCCTGGCCGGCGCTGTCGTCGGTGGGATTGGAGCGTTTCTTCGGCGACCCGTCCTGGCATCCCACCGGGGGAGCGCAGGCGGGGTCCTTCAACCTCACTCCCATGCTTGCCGGTACCCTCGCCGCCAGCTTCGGCGCCTTGGTCTTGGCGACGCCGGCGGGGATCCTCGCCGCCCTCTTCTGCCGCTACTACGCCCCGCCCTCGATCGGTGGGATCTTCCGCCGTCTGCTGGAGTTGCTGGCGGGCATTCCCTCGGTGGTCTATGGGTTCTGGGGCTTGGTGACCTTGGCGCCGCTGATCCGCCGCTGGGAGCCGCCGGGGCAAAGCCTGCTCACCGGCGTCCTGATCCTGGCGTTGATGATCCTGCCCACCGTCGCCCTGCTCTCGGAGGCGTCGTTGCGGGCGGTGCCGGCGAGCTATCTGCGCGGTGCGGCGGCCCTCGGGCTGGGCCCTTGGGCGACCCTCTCCGGAGTCGTGCTGCCAGCGGCCCGCAACGGCATCGCCGTCGCCGTGCTGCTGGCCACGGGGCGGGCGGTGGGGGAGACCATGGCGCTGCTGATGGTCACCGGCAATGTGGTGCAGGTTCCCGCCAGCGTTTTCGATCCGGTGCGCACCCTCACCGCCAACATCGCTTTGGAGCTCGGCTATGCCTTGGACCACCACCGGTCGGCGCTCTTCGTCAGCGCCCTGGTGTTGATGGCGATGATCGTCGCCCTGGTGGCGGCGGCGGAGTGGCTTGCCCGGGGGCGCCGCCGTGGCTGA
- a CDS encoding phosphate ABC transporter substrate-binding protein: protein MHRSHDDCTRAREGRRGVAAWGAVVLLILAACSGGQEPGDADRLQGRLVLTGSSTVAPLAGEIAKRFEAEHAGVRVDVQTGGSSRGIADVRRGTADIGMVSRALAPEEADLDSHTVALDGVTLIVHGSNPVAELDADQVVAIYTGEVADWSEVGGEPGPITVVHKAEGRSTLEVFLEHFGLDNRQVQPTVIIGDNQQGVQTVLGDPNALGYVSIGAAQVEVDRGGALKLLPLGGVAPSVASVRDGSFPLSRQLNLVTLGPVSPLARAFLDYSRSPAVYDLVEAQYFVTVDLGSDAG from the coding sequence ATGCATCGAAGTCATGACGACTGCACGAGAGCCCGGGAAGGTCGCCGGGGAGTGGCCGCGTGGGGGGCGGTGGTTCTGCTGATTTTGGCCGCGTGCTCCGGCGGTCAGGAACCCGGGGACGCCGACCGCCTCCAGGGGCGGCTGGTACTCACCGGCTCGAGCACGGTGGCGCCCTTGGCAGGGGAGATCGCCAAGCGTTTCGAAGCGGAGCATGCCGGCGTACGAGTGGACGTTCAGACCGGCGGCTCGTCCCGGGGCATCGCCGACGTCCGCCGGGGAACGGCGGATATCGGCATGGTCTCCCGGGCCCTGGCGCCGGAGGAGGCGGATCTCGACTCCCACACCGTCGCCCTCGACGGCGTCACCCTCATCGTCCACGGCAGCAATCCGGTGGCGGAGCTCGACGCAGACCAGGTGGTGGCCATCTACACCGGCGAGGTGGCGGATTGGTCGGAGGTGGGTGGGGAGCCCGGTCCCATCACTGTGGTGCACAAGGCGGAGGGACGCTCGACGTTGGAGGTCTTCCTGGAGCATTTTGGCCTCGACAACCGTCAAGTGCAGCCGACGGTGATCATCGGCGACAACCAACAAGGGGTGCAGACGGTGCTCGGGGATCCCAACGCCCTGGGCTATGTCTCCATCGGCGCGGCGCAAGTAGAGGTGGATCGGGGGGGCGCGCTCAAGTTGTTGCCCCTGGGGGGAGTGGCTCCGTCGGTGGCCAGCGTCCGGGACGGCTCGTTCCCTCTCTCTCGCCAGCTCAACTTGGTGACCTTGGGACCGGTGTCGCCGCTGGCTCGGGCGTTCCTCGACTACTCTCGTTCTCCGGCGGTGTACGACCTGGTGGAGGCTCAATATTTCGTCACGGTCGACCTTGGCAGCGACGCCGGCTGA
- the lpxC gene encoding UDP-3-O-acyl-N-acetylglucosamine deacetylase yields the protein MARASNRQDARPSGAHEAGAQQQVLIVDDQPGILSTLSNILEDEGYEALGTDSGEEALRIYREQRPDVVFLDIWLPDRDGLETLQALRDLDPTAAVVMISGHGTTSTAVRAIKLGAYDYIEKPLSYQRVMDAVTGALGLRRQDAGPAKVADNLEAANLEGKAVGVEPQRRLEAPPLLPQVQVSERPQRTLSTNKVIYGLGLHSGTRTGLVLQPLPPDSGIHLQTIPSGTLIPAHVSHVGDTDYATTLDRDGENIRTVEHLLSALHAAGITNLLIKVHGEVPVLDGSAAEFCRTLREVGIADQDAPRRELVVDRRYEVGEGEKSLVAEPYDGFCVSYQLRYPAPVGEQHYEFEMDSFEAYEREIAPARTFGFMRDLKMLNELGLGSGGRLDNFILVGEDNVINTELRFPDEFARHKILDIVGDLYMLGYPIRGKITARLTGHRDNIAMLRAIQAAS from the coding sequence ATGGCCAGAGCCAGCAATCGACAAGACGCCCGCCCGTCCGGCGCCCATGAAGCGGGCGCTCAACAACAAGTCCTGATCGTCGACGACCAACCCGGCATTCTCTCCACTCTCTCCAACATCTTGGAGGACGAGGGCTATGAGGCCTTGGGCACCGACAGCGGTGAGGAGGCTCTACGCATCTACCGCGAGCAGCGGCCGGATGTCGTCTTCCTCGATATCTGGCTGCCGGACCGGGACGGCCTGGAGACGCTGCAGGCCCTCCGGGACCTGGATCCCACCGCGGCGGTGGTGATGATTTCCGGCCACGGCACCACCTCCACGGCGGTACGGGCCATCAAGCTCGGAGCCTATGACTACATCGAGAAGCCCCTGTCCTATCAGCGGGTGATGGATGCTGTCACCGGCGCCCTGGGACTGCGCCGGCAGGACGCCGGCCCTGCAAAGGTCGCGGACAATCTGGAGGCTGCCAACCTCGAAGGCAAAGCGGTGGGCGTGGAGCCGCAGCGGCGCCTGGAAGCTCCGCCGCTGCTGCCCCAAGTGCAGGTGTCGGAGCGCCCCCAGCGCACCCTCAGCACCAACAAGGTGATCTACGGGCTGGGCCTGCATTCGGGCACCCGCACCGGGCTGGTGCTCCAGCCGCTGCCGCCGGATAGCGGCATCCACCTCCAGACCATTCCCTCCGGCACCCTGATCCCCGCCCACGTCAGCCACGTGGGGGACACCGACTACGCCACCACCTTGGATCGGGACGGCGAGAATATTCGCACCGTCGAGCATCTGCTCTCAGCGCTCCATGCCGCCGGCATCACCAATCTGTTGATCAAGGTCCACGGTGAGGTGCCGGTGCTCGACGGCTCGGCGGCGGAGTTCTGTCGCACTCTGCGGGAGGTAGGTATCGCGGACCAGGACGCGCCCCGCCGGGAGCTGGTGGTGGATCGCCGCTACGAGGTGGGGGAGGGGGAGAAAAGCCTGGTGGCGGAGCCCTACGATGGCTTCTGCGTTTCCTACCAGCTGCGCTACCCGGCGCCGGTGGGGGAGCAGCACTACGAGTTCGAGATGGACAGCTTCGAGGCCTACGAACGGGAGATCGCCCCGGCCCGTACCTTCGGTTTCATGCGCGATCTGAAGATGCTCAACGAGCTGGGGTTGGGGTCCGGTGGTCGGCTGGACAATTTCATCTTGGTGGGCGAGGACAACGTCATCAACACCGAGCTGCGTTTTCCCGACGAGTTCGCCCGCCACAAGATCCTCGACATCGTCGGCGATCTCTACATGCTCGGCTACCCCATCCGCGGCAAGATCACCGCCCGCCTCACCGGTCACCGCGACAACATCGCGATGCTGCGAGCGATCCAAGCGGCGAGCTGA
- a CDS encoding efflux RND transporter permease subunit — protein sequence MSLYSISVRRPVLAVVMSLVIVLFGVIGFLSLGVREFPSVDAPVISVTTSYTGANADVVESQITQPLEEEVNSVAGIRSLTSISREGRSTLRVEFDLGVDLETAANDIRDRVSRAVRQLPPEADPPSVSKADADSPPIIFLNIQSDHRDLLELTAIAENDFKERVQTITGVSEVDIWGSKRPAMRLWMDPAKLAAYGLTPVDVRDALRRENVELPSGRIEGGEVELTVRTRGRLLTVEDFNDLVIKQDGVRLVRFSDIGQAEIGPENLRTILKRDGVPMVGVVLRPQPGANQIEIVDEFYRRVAQIEKDLPEDIQLGVGFDTSDYIRESVAEVQQTIFVALSLVVLIIFAFLRDWRTTVIPAVVIPVSLTGAFFIMYAAGFSINVLTLLGLVLAIGLVVDDAIVVLENIYAKIEDGIEPQQAGIEGTREIFFAVISTTLALVAVFMPILFMGGLTGRLFREFGVTLAGAVVISSFIALTLTPMLSTRLLHRRSGHSRFYHWSEPFFRRLTSGYRSSLEAFLRHRWLALVIIAACAGVIFWVGRSLPQELAPLEDRGRVRMNVTAPEGASYEYMEDYMDRLVALVQEEVPELQAVISVTSPGFGASSSVNSGFVRLILSPAEERQRSQQEISDDLSEAVQRLNGARVFVSQEQTIGSSRRGLPVQYVLQAPSFEKLREVLPEFLQAADEEPRFSAVDVDLKFNKPELEVHIDRDRARNLGVSALDIADTLNAALSGQRFGYFLRGGKQYQVVGQVQRGARDEPLDLRSLHVRAADGRLVQLDNLVRLEETSSPPQLYHYNRYVSATVSAGLARGVPMGEGIAAMDAIGSRVLDETFSTALTGPSRDFTESSSSLGFVFLLALVLMYLVLAAQFESFRDPFTIMLTVPLALCGAMVALALTGETLNVFSQIGLIMLIGLVTKNGILIVEFANQRRSRDADLLTAVQKAAAARFRPVLMTSLSTILGILPLALALGAGSESRASMGIAVIGGLLLGSLLTLYVIPAVYTWIAAPATERESSPAAGREAGSAVPDEEEDDVPSALPGPAGV from the coding sequence ATGAGCCTGTACTCCATCAGCGTCCGCCGCCCGGTTTTGGCGGTGGTGATGTCGTTGGTCATCGTCCTCTTCGGCGTCATCGGATTCCTGTCCTTGGGCGTGCGCGAGTTCCCGTCGGTGGACGCGCCGGTCATCAGCGTCACCACCAGCTACACCGGCGCCAACGCCGACGTGGTGGAGTCCCAGATCACCCAGCCCCTGGAGGAGGAGGTCAATTCGGTGGCGGGGATCCGCTCCCTGACCTCCATCAGCCGCGAGGGTCGGAGCACGCTGCGGGTGGAATTCGATCTCGGGGTGGACCTGGAGACCGCCGCCAACGACATCCGGGACCGGGTGTCCCGGGCGGTGCGCCAGCTGCCGCCGGAGGCGGATCCGCCGTCGGTGTCCAAGGCCGATGCCGACTCGCCGCCGATCATCTTCCTCAACATCCAGAGCGATCACCGGGATTTGCTCGAGCTCACCGCCATTGCGGAGAACGACTTCAAGGAGCGGGTGCAGACCATCACCGGGGTCAGCGAGGTGGATATCTGGGGCTCCAAACGGCCGGCCATGCGGCTGTGGATGGATCCCGCCAAGCTCGCCGCCTATGGCTTGACGCCGGTGGATGTGCGGGACGCTCTGCGGCGGGAGAATGTTGAGCTGCCCTCCGGCCGCATCGAGGGCGGCGAGGTGGAGCTGACGGTGCGCACCCGTGGCCGGCTGCTGACGGTGGAGGATTTCAACGATCTGGTGATCAAGCAGGACGGGGTGCGGCTGGTGCGCTTTTCCGACATCGGCCAGGCGGAGATCGGGCCGGAGAATCTGCGCACCATCCTCAAGCGCGACGGCGTGCCCATGGTGGGGGTGGTGCTGCGGCCCCAGCCCGGTGCCAATCAGATCGAGATCGTCGACGAGTTCTACCGGCGGGTGGCGCAGATCGAGAAGGATCTGCCGGAGGACATCCAGCTGGGGGTGGGCTTCGATACCAGCGACTACATCCGCGAGTCGGTGGCGGAGGTGCAGCAGACCATCTTCGTGGCCCTCAGCCTGGTGGTGCTGATCATCTTCGCTTTCCTGCGGGACTGGCGCACTACGGTGATTCCGGCGGTGGTGATTCCGGTCTCCCTCACCGGCGCCTTCTTCATCATGTACGCCGCTGGATTCTCCATCAATGTCCTCACCCTGCTGGGGTTGGTGCTGGCCATCGGGCTGGTGGTGGATGACGCCATCGTGGTGCTGGAGAATATTTACGCCAAGATCGAGGACGGGATCGAGCCCCAGCAGGCGGGCATCGAGGGAACCCGGGAGATCTTCTTCGCCGTCATCTCCACCACCCTGGCGCTGGTGGCGGTGTTCATGCCCATCTTGTTCATGGGCGGCCTCACCGGCCGGCTGTTCCGCGAGTTCGGCGTCACCCTGGCGGGGGCGGTGGTGATCTCCTCCTTCATCGCCCTCACCCTCACCCCCATGCTCAGCACTCGGTTGCTCCACCGGCGGAGCGGTCATTCCCGCTTCTATCATTGGAGCGAGCCCTTCTTCCGCCGCCTCACCTCCGGCTACCGCAGTTCCCTGGAAGCCTTCCTGCGCCACCGCTGGCTCGCCCTGGTGATCATCGCCGCCTGCGCCGGGGTGATCTTCTGGGTCGGCCGCAGCTTGCCCCAGGAGCTGGCGCCGCTGGAGGATCGGGGACGTGTTCGGATGAACGTCACCGCTCCGGAAGGCGCCTCCTATGAGTACATGGAGGACTACATGGACCGGCTGGTGGCGCTGGTGCAGGAGGAGGTGCCGGAGCTGCAAGCGGTGATCTCCGTGACCTCGCCGGGCTTCGGCGCCAGCTCTTCGGTGAACTCGGGCTTCGTGCGCCTGATCCTCTCGCCGGCGGAGGAGCGTCAGCGCAGCCAGCAGGAGATCTCCGACGATCTGTCGGAGGCGGTGCAGCGGCTCAACGGGGCGCGGGTCTTCGTCTCCCAGGAGCAGACCATCGGCTCTTCCCGCCGCGGGCTGCCGGTGCAATACGTGCTGCAGGCGCCGAGCTTCGAGAAGCTGCGGGAGGTGTTGCCGGAGTTTCTGCAGGCGGCGGACGAGGAACCGCGCTTTTCGGCGGTGGATGTGGACCTCAAATTCAACAAGCCCGAGCTGGAGGTGCATATCGACCGCGATCGGGCGCGCAATCTGGGAGTCTCGGCGCTGGATATCGCGGACACCTTGAACGCCGCCCTCAGCGGTCAGCGCTTCGGCTACTTCCTCCGCGGTGGCAAGCAATATCAGGTGGTGGGGCAGGTGCAGCGGGGGGCCCGGGACGAGCCGCTGGATCTGCGCTCGCTGCACGTACGGGCTGCCGATGGGCGGCTAGTGCAGTTGGACAATTTGGTGCGCCTGGAGGAGACCAGCAGTCCGCCCCAGCTTTACCATTACAACCGCTATGTCTCCGCCACCGTCTCCGCCGGCCTCGCCCGCGGCGTCCCCATGGGCGAGGGCATCGCCGCCATGGACGCCATCGGCTCCCGGGTGCTGGACGAGACCTTCAGCACCGCCCTCACCGGCCCGTCCCGGGATTTCACCGAGAGCTCGTCGAGCCTTGGCTTCGTCTTTCTCTTGGCCCTGGTGCTGATGTACCTGGTGCTGGCGGCACAATTCGAGAGCTTCCGGGATCCCTTCACCATCATGCTCACGGTGCCGCTGGCGCTGTGCGGAGCGATGGTGGCACTGGCCCTCACCGGCGAAACCCTCAATGTCTTCAGCCAGATCGGTTTGATCATGCTCATCGGGTTGGTGACCAAGAACGGCATTCTCATCGTCGAATTCGCCAACCAGCGGCGTAGCCGCGACGCCGATTTGCTCACCGCGGTGCAGAAGGCCGCGGCGGCGCGGTTCCGGCCGGTGTTGATGACCAGCCTGTCCACCATTCTGGGCATCCTGCCCCTGGCGCTGGCCCTGGGGGCGGGCTCCGAGAGCCGCGCCTCCATGGGCATCGCGGTGATCGGCGGCCTGCTCCTGGGGAGCCTGCTGACCCTCTATGTGATCCCCGCCGTCTATACCTGGATCGCCGCGCCGGCGACGGAGCGGGAGAGCAGCCCCGCGGCAGGGCGGGAGGCCGGCTCTGCGGTGCCGGACGAGGAGGAGGATGACGTACCGTCGGCCCTCCCCGGACCCGCTGGGGTATGA
- a CDS encoding efflux RND transporter periplasmic adaptor subunit, whose translation MKRTWWIAILVLALAGWGVWQWSEGGRGASAGGPPPAAAGGTKEPKALRVDVHRVEAQPLTEAVTATGEVRASERVELTASAAGRVQSIFFAEGTRVRRGEVLVKIEDSELRAQLQRAEVERQLAETRERRAKRLLDEETISQETYDEASADLDSLAAEIELIQARLDKTQVRAPFSGVVGLRRISEGAYVTPSDPLATLQSLDPVKIDFSVPEKYAGRVRDGQEIIFTVAGSDQEHQGTIYALEPAVDSETRSLQLRARSPNPDRSLVPGAFAQVRLVLDTRPEALLVPSLSLVPELGRTTVFVVEDGVARQREVSIGARLESQVEIVRGLEPGDLVLTSGLQQVQPGAAVEAR comes from the coding sequence GTGAAACGAACTTGGTGGATAGCAATCCTGGTGCTCGCCCTCGCGGGCTGGGGGGTGTGGCAGTGGAGCGAGGGGGGCCGGGGCGCTTCGGCGGGGGGACCGCCGCCAGCGGCGGCGGGAGGGACGAAGGAGCCCAAGGCACTGCGGGTCGACGTTCACCGGGTCGAAGCCCAGCCGTTGACCGAGGCGGTGACGGCCACCGGTGAGGTGCGCGCCAGCGAGCGAGTAGAGCTCACCGCTTCCGCCGCCGGCCGGGTGCAGAGCATCTTCTTCGCAGAAGGGACTAGGGTGCGCCGCGGCGAGGTGCTGGTCAAGATCGAGGACAGCGAGCTCCGGGCCCAGCTCCAACGCGCCGAGGTGGAGCGGCAGCTGGCGGAAACCCGGGAGCGCCGGGCGAAGCGGCTGCTGGACGAGGAGACCATCAGCCAGGAAACCTACGACGAGGCTTCCGCCGACCTCGATTCGTTGGCAGCGGAGATCGAGCTGATCCAGGCTCGTCTCGACAAGACCCAGGTGCGGGCGCCCTTTTCCGGCGTGGTGGGGCTGCGGCGGATCAGCGAGGGAGCCTACGTGACGCCGTCGGATCCGCTGGCGACGCTGCAGAGCCTGGACCCGGTGAAGATCGATTTCTCGGTGCCGGAGAAATACGCCGGCCGGGTGCGGGATGGTCAGGAGATTATCTTCACCGTCGCCGGCAGCGACCAAGAGCACCAGGGCACCATTTACGCTCTGGAGCCGGCGGTGGATTCGGAGACCCGCTCCCTGCAGCTGCGGGCGCGCAGTCCCAATCCCGATCGCAGCCTGGTGCCCGGCGCCTTCGCCCAGGTTCGGCTGGTGCTCGACACCCGTCCGGAGGCACTGTTGGTGCCCAGTCTGTCGCTGGTGCCGGAACTCGGACGCACCACCGTCTTCGTGGTGGAGGACGGCGTCGCCCGCCAGCGGGAGGTGTCCATCGGAGCGCGCCTGGAGAGTCAGGTGGAGATCGTCCGCGGCCTGGAGCCGGGGGATCTGGTACTGACCTCGGGACTCCAGCAAGTTCAGCCCGGTGCGGCGGTGGAGGCGCGCTAG